The genome window CGAAAGACGCCCCGGACCAGTCGATTTCCTCGAAGGCTGCGTCGTAAAAGACCTCGCTCTCACCGGTGGGAGCAAGAATAATGAATTCATGGCTCAGATCGCCACCGATCGGGCCGGTATCGGCCAGCATCGGAATCGCCTTCACGCCCAGACGCTGGAATGTGCGCATATAAGACAGCATGATACGGCGATAGCTGCGCACCGCCCCGGCATAATCGAGATCAAAGCTGTACCCGTCCTTCATCAGAAATTCACGGCCACGCATCACGCCGAAGCGGGGGCGAATTTCGTCACGGAATTTCCACTGAATCTGGTAGGCCATCTGCGGCAGTTCACGATAGCTTTTGACCGAATGGCGGTAGATATCGGTGATCACTTCCTCATTGGTCGGCCCGTAGAGCAGGTCGCGCTCATGCCGGTCCTTCAGCCGCAGCATTTCCGGCCCATACGCATCATAGCGACCGCTTTCCCGCCACAGATCAGCTGACTGGATAGTCGGCATCAGCACTTCCTGAGCGCCGATCCCGGCCTGCTCATCGCGCACGATATTGGCAATGGCGTTCAGCACGCGCAGCCCGGCCGGCAGCCAGGCGTAAATACCGGCTGCTTCCTGCTGGATCAGACCAGCACGCAACATCAACCGGTGCGAGGCAATCTGGGCCTCGGCGGGTGTTTCCTTAAGGGTGGGAATCAGGGCACGGGAAAGGCGCATGGGTTCATCCGTCACAAAAAGCCTGCGGACCCTACAATTCCCTCGTTCCTGCCGCCAGTCTTCGTAGAGGCTGCACATAAAAAAAGGGCCCGCGCGCATCAGCGCAGCGGGCCAAAGTTTAGGGAGGAAACGCCAGTCACACGGCAGA of Granulibacter bethesdensis contains these proteins:
- the proS gene encoding proline--tRNA ligase — encoded protein: MRLSRALIPTLKETPAEAQIASHRLMLRAGLIQQEAAGIYAWLPAGLRVLNAIANIVRDEQAGIGAQEVLMPTIQSADLWRESGRYDAYGPEMLRLKDRHERDLLYGPTNEEVITDIYRHSVKSYRELPQMAYQIQWKFRDEIRPRFGVMRGREFLMKDGYSFDLDYAGAVRSYRRIMLSYMRTFQRLGVKAIPMLADTGPIGGDLSHEFIILAPTGESEVFYDAAFEEIDWSGASFDVDSDADLERFFQTITGHYAATDEKHDTAAYEALPEDRRRTGRGIEVGHIFYFGTKYSKALNMTVAGRDGQKLHPEMGSYGIGVSRMVAAVIEASHDEAGIIWPDSIAPFRAAVLNLKNGDAACDAMAEDVYRRIGVRHALYDDRDERAGVKFADADLMGHPWQVVIGPRGAAAGRVELKRRRTGERMELTVEDALARIQESV